The Vicia villosa cultivar HV-30 ecotype Madison, WI unplaced genomic scaffold, Vvil1.0 ctg.003036F_1_1, whole genome shotgun sequence genome contains a region encoding:
- the LOC131640305 gene encoding uncharacterized protein LOC131640305 — MNPPEFHGDSDPLKVHDWLTSVERIFEVTPCSEEDKVVCATQVLRGPAARWWTNASARMTTLGIDKTWEHFKAAVLEKYFPDSMRAQKEQEFQMLRQGSMTVAEFAAKFEDMATYSSQALYAPDERWKINQFKIGLRGEIDYCVGQQRYNTYAELLEQCYIVEQSLKKIQQEKEQAKPS; from the coding sequence ATGAACCCTCCCGAGTTTCATGGTGATTCTGACCCTCTTAAGGTTCACGATTGGCTTACTAGTGTTGAAAGGATTTTTGAAGTGACTCCATGTTCAGAAGAAGACAAAGTGGTTTGTGCTACTCAAGTGTTACGTGGACCAGCTGCTCGGTGGTGGACAAATGCTTCCGCCAGAATGACTACATTAGGAATTGATAAGACTTGGGAGCATTTTAAGGCGGCCGTGTTGGAAAAATACTTTCCAGATAGTATGAGGGCTCAGAAGGAACAAGAATTTCAAATGCTACGCCAAGGCTCCATGACGGTGGCTGAATTTGCGGCAAAGTTTGAAGATATGGCAACTTACTCTAGTCAAGCTCTCTACGCCCCGGATGAACGATGGAAGATTAACCAGTTTAAGATCGGACTCCGTGGAGAGATAGACTATTGTGTGGGACAACAACGTTATAACACTTATGCTGAATTACTTGAACAATGTTACATTGTGGAGCAAAGCCTAAAGAAGATccagcaagagaaagaacaagccAAACCAAGTTAA